Proteins found in one Miscanthus floridulus cultivar M001 chromosome 4, ASM1932011v1, whole genome shotgun sequence genomic segment:
- the LOC136550671 gene encoding uncharacterized protein — translation MDADDWLQTIESKLEIAHCVGHDRVLYAAHQLQGRAKDWWATYTATHPNAQAITWQEFCQSFRSHYVPSGEIKVKRKEFLELKQGSINVDTNDKKQDYFRDGLNPGIRYALSSNEYDTFQKLVDKAFTVERERKVLEVDRKRKIGFSGSVF, via the exons ATGGATGCAGATGATTGGCTCCAGACCATTGAGAGCAAGTTGGAGATTGCTCATTGTGTGGGTCATGATCGAGTTCTATATGCCGCTCATCAACTGCAAGGTCGGGCCAAAGATTGGTGGGCTACCTACACTGCTACCCATCCCAATGCTCaagctatcacttggcaggagtTCTGTCAGAGTTTTCGTTCTCATTATGTGCCTTCTGGTGAAATCAAGGTGAAGCGCAAGGAGTTTCTAGAACTCAAGCAAGGCTCAAT CAATGTCGACACTAATGACAAGAAGCAAGACTATTTTAGAGATGGTTTGAACCCTGGGATTCGCTATGCTCTGTCCTCCAATGAGTATGACACCTTCCAGAAGCTGGTTGACAAGGCCTTTACTGTTGAGAGAGAAAGGAAAGTTCTTGAGGTTGATCGCAAGAGGAAGATAGGCTTTTCAGGGTCAGTCTTCTAG